In the Clostridium cellulovorans 743B genome, GGTATGAAGAGTTGGAATTAAGTCAAAAGGAATTGATATTTTTGAAAAAACTTTTGGGACTTAAGAGAAAATACATGAGCATAGATGATGTTGAGCATGATTTTGAGAAAATATTTCCACGAGAGGATATAGTATCAAAATAGATAGGAGTACTGCCAACATTGTTGAGATACCTATACTTTGATAAATAAAAGTAGCCTTAGCATTAGGATTCGAGAGATGCAAAGTCGAATTTCAACCAAATAATATCGAGGTGAAGTATCCTCAATATTAGGATTCCACATAGTTTATACAAAAACAATGTGGAATCTTTTGCTGAGCCAATTAAAAAAACAAGAGTAGTTCAACTCTTGTTGATGAAAAATATAAGGATAGTTCTAATCAACTTATGACTAGGACTTAATTTTATTCTTGGCATCTACACGCTTATTTAACGTTTCTATCATTATAAACATCAGTAGAAGTATACCACCAGTATAAAACGGCAGAAGAGAATAGCCTGTATATGATGCTAAAATACCAAAGAGAGGAGGCATAAATGTAGTCCCCACATATGCACAAGCCATTTGTACTCCCATAATTGATTGTGAATATTCCGCCCCGAAGTTTGCTGGGGTTTCATGTAACAAACTTGGATAAATTGGTGCACAGCCTATTCCTGTTATTATGAAGCCGATTAGTGAAGCAACTTGGCCAAGTGGTAGCATAATCATAATTATGCCCACTGCAATTAAAGCTTCTCCCAAGCGAACCATTTGTCTGTTATTTAGTCTAAGTGTAATAAATCCTGACAAAAACCTGCCAAAGGTAATGCCAAAATAGAAAAGAGATGCCCATTTTGCTGCTGTTTCTGCTTGAAGTCCATGAGACATAACTGCAAAGCTACTTCCCCATAAACCTGTTGTTGATTCTATGGCACAGTAGCAGAAAAAGGCTAGTAATGCATGTTTTGCGCCTGGCAGTTTCAAAAGTTCTCTTTTACTTATTATTTTATGTTCCACTTCTTTTTCATTGGGATTTTTCTTATCGCCTTGAAGGTTAGTAGTTGGCACTGCTTTTTTCCAAAATGACAAGGTAGCTATTAATATTATTACTAATGAGAATTGAATAATTGCAACGGTGCGATAACCTAACTGAAAGATAGCTCCTCGTTCTAAGCAATAGGACATGATAATTGGACCTGTCATAGCCCCAACACCCCAAAAACAATGAAGCCAACTCATATGTTTTGCTTTATAATTAAGTGCTACAAAATTATTAAGAGCGGCATCTACTGAGCCTGCTCCAAGTCCTAATGGAATTGCAAACAGGCATAGCTGATAAAATTCAGTACTTACTGAAAATCCTAATAAAGCTGCTGCTGTCATAAACACACTAATAGAGGTAACTACACCAGTTCCCAATTTTCTAATAACCTTGTCACTGAACAAGCTTGATACAATAGTTCCTCCTGCTATAACCATAGAAACAATTCCAGCATAAGATATTGGTACTCCCATATTCGGATACATAGAAGGCCAAGCTGAACCTAAAAGTGAATCTGGTAATCCCAGACTGATAAATGCTAAATAAATTATGATTAATAAAATCGTTAATACCATTCACTGTTCCACCTTACATATAAAATTTAGAGCATATTTCCATAAAGTAAGTAATATATGTTGCAATAAAGTTTCTTCATAAACTGTTTGATTTTAATAGTATCAAGTTATTTTTAGAGATAGATTCAATTATACAACTTACAGAATTATGTTTCAGGAGTTTTATTAAAGTTACCAGATAATTTTTTGTATGCATTAAGCTTATAACTTACGTTTTTGTCGTAGTTTAAGTTAAAATAGCATGTATATAGACAATCTAAAACATATAACAAGGATAATCTTGTTGAAAAAGATGAAATTTTATTAAAGTGATTTTCATTTGAACTTAAATACAAATGGTAATTTGCATATTTAGTAAGCGGATTTTCGTTTGTTGAAGAAATTAAAATAATTGGAGTTTTATTTACTTTTAGCATATCCGCTATTCTTTTTATTATTACACCTCTACCTTCAAAGGAAACTACTATTGCTATATGATTTTCATCACTGGTAGAGGCTGTTAAAAGTTGATGGTATTCTTCTATTGGAACATTGATAAAGGTTCCGATTTCTTGCATTTGAAATTTAAAGTTCTCAACAAAATACATATTCCCAGCGGAGGTGTAAAAATCAATATGCTGTGCATTTTTTAATACATTAGCTATTAATCTCAATTGTTCTAGGTCTATTAAATTTAATGAAGACACTAAAGTTTGTTCATATAATTCCTTTAATTTCAATACAATTTGATGTTGGGTTTCATTTTGCTTAATAGGATAGTTATAATCTAAAGAACTCTGTTCTTTTAAATACTCATTAATAGACAGAGATATTTGTACTTTTAATTCTGATAGTCCTGATAAATCTAACTTTTGACAGAGTCTATAAATAGTCGAAGTTGAAATAAAGCAGGCGTCACTAATTTCAAGAGCACTCATTTTCACAAAACCTTCAGGATTATCTTGCATATAGCTAACTAATGTTTTCTCGTTTTCAGTTAAGTTTGTAAGTTTATTTAATTTACTGAAAATGTTCATAAAGATCACCTCATGAACATTATATAATATTTTAATAAGTACATCATTAGACATAGTTATCTAGATGTTATTCTTTTTATTATTCTGTTATTTCTATTCGATTTCCGTCAGGGTCCAAAATGCAGCTCTCATAATAGCCATCTCCAGTACGACGAGGTTCACTCACTACTTTGCAACCTGCATTTCTTAATGTGTCAGTAAGTTTATTAACTTTCTCTATACTGCCTACGGAAATAGCAATGTGGATCAAACCTATATATTGATCAATAGTATTATTTAAGTTAAAAGGAATAGATGGCATCTGCATAATTTCAAGCCTAGCACCTGATTGAAAGTTAATAAAATATGATTCGAAGTTTTTACTTAAGTTCGTATACTTATCTCCAGCACTGCCATCAAAATAGTCTACATAAAATCTTTTTAATCTCTCAATATCTTTACTCCATATAGCCACATGTTCAATTTTCATGTTAACACATCCTCAATTTTAAAATATATCATTTTATGTGTTTACTTAATGTATAAGCAATACCATCTTCCTCATTAGATAAGGTCACTTCATCAGCTACGTTTTTTAATTCATCTACTGCATTACCCATAGCTACTCCGATACCAGCATAGTTAACCATTGATATATCATTATGTCCATCACCAAATGCAATCATCTCTTCTTTTTTATAGCCCATAGGAATTAGTACAGTATCCAAGGCTTTAGCTTTATCAATTCCTTGAGCAGTAAATTCAAAGTAGAAAGGCGCTGTAAACACACAATTCAAAGTGTCTTTAAAGGGTTCCATCATTTCTTTGTAATGTTCTTGTAGGTATTCAGGATCTCCTGCTGTTAAAATTTTATTTAATGGATAGTCAGCAAAGGCTGCTAAATCATCCTTTTCACATAACTTGAATTTGCCACCACGAGCTTCATATTCAATTATATTAATAGTTTTACCATCGTGATTTATTTTATTGTTGAAAACATTATTAACAAACATATAATCATTTTTATCAATCATAGGTTTAACATCGAACTTCTTTAAATGTTCAAGAACCGCTTGTCCTTGGTCAATGCGCATGGCTTCATTAAATAAAACCTTATTAGTCTCACAATCAACAACCTTAGAACCATTAAAAGAAACCAAAAGTCCATGGTTCTTATCCATTTCTAATTCTCTAGCAAAATCCATTAATCCAGATGTAGGTCTTCCTGATGCTAGAATTAAGATAGCACCTGCTTCTTGTGCTTTGATTAAAGCATTCTTAGTCTTTTCAGTAATTACTTTTTTACTGTTAGTTAATGTACCATCCACATCCATAATAATTACTTTTATGTTATTCATATGACATCCCCCTAGCTTTTTTCTTTGATTATACTAATACTATTTTTATAAATAAATAATCTAAGAAAAGAATGAATAATATCTATCAAAAATAATTATCATAGCAAGAAAAAAATGAAACAAGCTTATCAAAATGTATTGAATAGATAAACTTAGATAGAGACAAAATATTAGCAATACGGAATTTAACTATAGTTATATACTTATGTCTGCTTTTCGTAAAAAATGGCAAACTGTTAGTATTAGGGAGTTCAATTTCAGTAGTCCACCATTCAACTTATGCCATCTTGATAAAATAACATAGATTTTTAACCGAAACACATATAATTAGAAAACATAGGAGGAGACGAATTATGTTAGGATTTCTAAAGAAAAATGATGGGAAGGCCATTAACGTTAATGACATTGATAATTTAATTGGAAAGGTAGAACTAATTGATATCAGAGAAGAATACGAATATAAAGGTGGAAGTATAAAGGGCTCTAAAAATATCCCAATGGGAGAATTGCTTGGGGACCCAGATAAATATTTAGATAAAAACAAAGAATATTACATAATGTGCCAGTCAGGGGGAAGAAGTTCAAAGACTTGCAATGTTCTTTCAAAGCAAGGCTATGATGTTGTTAATGTTTCTGGTGGAATGGGGTCATATGCAGGTACAAAGCGAGAATAATTATTTTTACGGCATTCTCAAATTAGACTCTGTTATTGATACAATATTGAAAGGCTTTAAGAATAGAGAAGCAATAGATATCTCTAATGTAATGTCCCGATGACGTTATTCAATTTTAATAAAGCGTTTGGATCAATCTTTAAGGTTGTATTTTCTTCACCTAAGCCACCATAAACAAAAGGAAATTCAAGAAGTTTTTCATCAACTATATACGGTAATTCGATTCCAAGCATTGGAACATTTCCTACTGAAAACCCTGTTACTGATTTAACTTCGTCTTTATTTGCTAATCTAACATTTTTACAATTTAATAACTGTTTTAGTTCCTTGAAGTTTACATGACCTCTTTCACCTGATATAACTAACACATAAAATCCTACAGCAGTATATAATATTAAGGTTGGTGCTATTTGAGCAATATGAACATTAAAATACTCAGCACCTTCCTTAGCTGTGTAAATATGCTTATCATTATGAATTATTTCAAATGAAAACCCACCTTTTTCTAAAATATATTCTATATTTTTCATCAAAATCACCTTTACATCCACTACGTATTTTTTATAAATCAATATTATATAAGTTCCATTATTGAAACATCATAAAAAATCTACAGAAACTTTGAAAATTAATATATCCCCATGAGCTTTTTTAGGGCAACTTATATCTGATATTTCCTAATTATAACATTAAATCCTATAGTATTAAATAGATATTGGTTAATAAATTGTAAAATTATACATTTTTTATATAACAATACTCATGTTGCAATCAATGTTAGCTTATGTGTTGAGTTAGTGCCAAAAATGGAAAATTATTAGTGAAATAAGTTATAATATAGTAAGAACAAGTATTTAGGAGGCTAAATAAGTATTTATTACATAAAGGAGAGTACTATTATGAGGTTGTCTGATTATGATTATCTAGCTCTAGCATTTGAGGAAGCAAATCAAGCATTTGAAGAAGGAACGTACCCAATAGGAGCCGTTATTGTAGATGATGATGGAAATATTGTGAGTAAAGGAAGGAACCGTGTCTTTACTGAATCAGATTGTACTGCTCATGCTGAAGTAGATGCAATTAGGAAGGCTGGACATAAATTACTAGATATACCAAACAAGAGGTTTGTGAAAAATAATTTAACACTTTACACAACTTGTGAGCCTTGCCCGATGTGTACATGTACTATCTTATTATCTGGAATTAAGAGAGTAGTTTGGGCTGCAGACGATGATGAATATGGTGGTATTCGCAAATTTAAAGAAGGACCTCACTTCATTAACTTATTTGATACAATAACATATACTGCATCTCCTTATGATGATCTTGAGAATAAACAACGAGATTTACTGGCTCGTTGGAATATCGGAAGAGGAATTTTAAATACTGAGTGGGAAAAGCCAAAATAAGTTCCAATGAAGTTTACTTATTGAAAGTGTTGGAAAGGAATAATTATAGAATATTTTTATGTTAAGAATTACAGGTGGACAATCCCGCCTGTAATTTTTAAAAGCTATAGATATAGCTGATATTTGTATAGATTGGAGAAGGAAATGTTCCATGAAATTTATTTATTGTCCTATATGTGGTGAAAAACTTAGTGAAAAGAATATTGGTGATGAGGGTTTGGTAAGGTATTGCTTTACCTGCAATAGACCTTATTTTGATAGCCCTTCAAGCTGTGTTGAAGTTTTGATTCTTAATGAGCATAACCAGATATTATTATTGAAGCAAAATTACATTTCGAAAACCCATTGGGGAGTAGTGTCTGGATATGTTAATAATGGGGAGACATTAGAGGAAACAGTAATAAGAGAGGTTTTAGAAGAAACAGGACAAGAAGTTGAAAAGATGCAGTATGTGGAAAGTTATTATTTTAGACCAAATGAATTAATAATGGCTGGCTTTATTGCTTTTGTAAAAGCAAAACCCTTTAATAATTCTAATGAAGTTGATGATATCATGTGGTGCGAAATTGACGAAGTTAATAAATATATTGCAAGGGTCAACAATATGTCGGGGATACATTTTGATAATTCAATGAAGTTACTAAAAAGTCTTCGCTGAATATGACCTATAAAGAATTCTAGAAGAGATTGACTCCATTAAGTATCCAGCAGATGAGGATATTAAGAAATTCTTTTACGGTGTTAAATAAATATATGACTAGGCTTTTGTTATAGAAGGCTTATATGGAGAAGCATTCCACCGAATTGATTTAGTATTTTTATGTGAATATATTGGAAAAATAGAGAATGCAAAGATACAAGGAGATGCTAATCAAGTAGGATTTCAATGGCTTCCTATTGAAAACTTAATGAATGAGCCTCTATATCCTTCAAAGCTTCGATCACAAATAATTAATCTTTATAATAATAGAGAAACAGAAGTTTATCTTGGAAACGAGAGTATGGGATAATTTCCTTATAAAATGTTTGTTTATACTGAAAGTGAGGTATTTATTAGTGGAGGTTCTATTGTTTTTGATAATGGAGATATTTACAGAACAGTTCCACCAAAAAGAGCTTACCTTTCGTATTTAGTAGTAAGAGAAGAATTCCGAAATAAAGGAATTGGAACAGAGATTATTGATTATATCACTGAATAAGCACTACAATTAGGGATTGCAGTGCTTACAATCAATGTAGAGCACAGAGCACCAAGAGCTAAAAAACTATACTTAAAAAAGGGGTTTAACGAGACTGTACTTGAAAAATCTCAAACTATCCTTTTGTTAAAAAGATTATAAATAAACAACCAAAATGTTTCATTGTGTCTATTTCAACAGTTCTTGACCATGCTTCCAGTCATCATCATTAATTGCTCTCAGTACTCTGCAAGGATTACCTACAGCGACTACATTTGCTGGTATATCTTTCGTTACAACACTTCCAGCACCTATAACTGTATTGTCTCCGATTGTAACTCCTGGAAGAACGATGGTACCAGCTCCTAGCCAACAATTTTTTCCGATATATACTGATTTATTAAACTGCGTTACAGGCATACGCATTTCTGGTGTAATTGGATGGGCTGCTGTTGCTACGATAACATTAGGACCAAACATTGTGTAATCACCAACATAAATATGTGTATCATCCACAAGGGTTAGATTAAAATTAGCATAAACATTGTTACCGAAATGTACATGTTTACCTCCCCAATTACTATGAAGTGGAGGTTCAATATAACAACCATCACCAAACTCAGCAAACATTTCTTTTAACATTTTTATACGTTTCTCATATTCAGTAGGACGAGTTGCATTAAAATCATAAAGTCTATCCAGACATTTCGTTTGTAAGTTCATTAATTCCTCATTGGTACAATCATAAATTTTCCCACTGTGCATTTTTTCATATGTTTCTATTGTTCTCATTCCTTTCTATTAATCATGAGTATATCTACCTACAGCCATAACTAAGGATATTTAGAAATATTCTTGTTACTTAGTAGAAACTAACTTGTAAATAAAATTATATCTCCTAAGGTCCCATCATTATAGACTGAATTAGGATATGATTCAATAAGTTTATAGTTACTCTTTGTGTATTCAGAAACAACCTTATTCCAAAAATGAACAGAGGCTATATTTTTAGGGTGCCTTTTCAATTGCCATTTACCATGAAACATATCAAATACTTTCATTGCAGCGAACCTACCTACACCAGAGCGACGATACTTGTACATTACGAAGAACTCTGCCAAAGAATAATCAGTTACCTCATCTACTTCAGGATAATCATTTATCATTACAAATCCAGCCAAGTTCCCATCAACAACTATAAAAAATGCCCATCTTTTTTCCTCGGTCCAATAACAATCAAGATAATTATATCCATATAAGCCGAGTTTATTCACATCTCTATTATCCCATTGTGAAAATTCATAATCATATTTTTCAAGTAAGTTTCTAAGAATTTCTTTATCTTCAATATTTACTTTTTTAAGTTCTATAGTCATTTATATCTTTCTCCTTAATATATCTAGTGATAAGAGTCTTTAAACTTTTGACTGTTTCATTTTTCACTTTGAATACATAGTTTTTAAGTAAAGAATTCTCCTAAGGCATATTGATTTTCCAATATGTAAATAGATTTTTGTATGTAGTTTTAATCATAAAGCTACATTTAAAGTTCTGTGCTACAGCCACAAAGCTTGATAAGTTGTAAAGCGACTTTATTGTGGCGTATATATTATAAGTTAACTTATTTCCTAATAGTAGGGAATTTGTAATAAGTAGTAGTTAATATATGCTAATTATAACGTTAATTTAAGTATAAGGATATATTTTAGATAGATGTTTAAACTTTAAAGGAAGAGGGTTTATAGATACCCACAGTCATAACTAAAAATATTTTTGTTACTATTCAAAAGAAGCAAGGGATAAATTTAACGGACAACTTGAATTTTTGATATGGGTATCTATATATTTGATTAGGGATATACAACATATTATAATTAAGTAATAGATAATTATAATATACAACAATAGGTGGTATCGCGTATGGATTATAAAAATATTGCTCCTTGGGAGTTATTGCAAAAGAAAATGACATGGGAGCACCTAAACTACATCCATAATAAAAGAATTTTAGACTTTGGAAGTGGAAGTGGCATGACAGCTAACCATTTTGCCATAGACAATGAGGTTATAGCAATTGAGCCAGATGAAAAGGTGCTTCAGGATAGATTTAAAGAAAATAATTATACACAAATAAAAGGAGACATGAATAGACTCAAGAATTTCCAAGATGAATCCTTTGATATGATATTGTGTCACAATGTTTTTGAATATGTAGATGAAAGAGAAGAAATTTTAGAAGAGTTTTCAAGAATATTAAAGAAAGATGGATTTCTTTCTATTGTAAAACATAATAAGGCTGGAAGGGTTATGCAAATGGTAGTGCTGCTTAATAATTTTGAACATGCTAACGAATTATTAGCGGGAAAAAATGGGCATGCACAGCAGTTTGGCACGATTAATTACTACAAGGATAAAGAAATATTGGAATGGTCAAATAAATTTGAAATAGAAAAAATCCTTGGAATGAGAACCTTTTGGGATTTACAACAGAATCAAGAAATTCAAAAGGATGAGACATGGCAGGAGAATATGTTGGAAATTGAATTGAAGGTAAGTGAATTAGAAGAGTATAAAGCAATAGCATTCTTTCATCATATTATTTTAAGAAAAAGGTAATGGCCATATTTTTCAATATGAACTTTAATTTACAGATAACAATAGCTTATTAGACAACATTTTCTTAAGTGGATAATCATAGACTTTATAGATATAAATTTTAAAGAGGTAGCTATGGCTTTTTATATTGATGCAAGGGCTGTCAATGAATTAATGAGGAGTAAAAATTATAGAGAAGAAAAAAATTTTACTTTAGAAGAGTTGGCACAATATGATGGAAGTAATGGAAAGTCTGCTTATGTTGCGATAAAAGGGATAGTTTACGATGTAACCAAAGAACCCACTTGGGAAGGAGCAGAGCATTTTAACATAAAGGCTGGCAAGGATTTAACAAAGCAGTTTGATTCTTGTCATGGAGAAATTGAACTCCTTCATGATGTACCTAAGGTTGGGGTACTTATAGAAAGTGATAATGAGAAAGGGTCTAGAAATATACCGGAGCCTACCTATGCATTTAGTCCTGATGATTGGATTAGGTATCTTACACCATTAGTTAATCAGGCACTGGAAGAGGCTAACGTAGAACCTAATACTGAACATGTGCTCCAGAAATATATTATGGCTGGAGTGTTTGTTGGACAAGGACGGTCTATTGAAGATGCTATTAAACTAGTAAGTGAATGGGAAGACACAGGTTTATCTAAGTTATTAGAACAGAGCAAAACAAAACAGCGTTTAATGTAGTTTTGAGAACTGCTAGAGTTTTTAAAAGAATAGGGTTAGCCGTAAGGAACCTTTAAAATCCCCAGTCATAAAATACACTAAGGACAACTTTGTCTTACACGAAGTTTAAATAATATGGGGGAGAAACGATGGATAAATATGAAGAGAGCAAGAGAGTGGAGGAACGTGAGAAGGAGATAAAAGAAATAGAGGATGACCTGAAAATAATAAAATATTATTGTAATAAATTAGAGAAGATGTGCAAATGCTATAGATGCTTTCTAACAGATCTAAACAACAATGCGATGCCTAATTATACAGATAGAATGAGAAAAATAAAGAAAACTGAAGAAGCTCATGGAATTGATAATATATTTAAGAGTCTTTTTCAGGTATTGCGACATAACGAAGAAAATGTTGAGGAACTAAAAAAACATCTGTAGTATTTTTTATATAAGTTCAAGGTGGAAATCTTTATTAAAGGATTGACATAGGTAAAAACTTGGAATATTATAAAGTAGTAAATAAGGAATTGAAGCTTGATATTTTTACCTGTTCATATAATGCTTTTCTAATGAAGAGTTTCAGTCATCAGACTATGGATTGATGAATAGGGTAGGATTTGGCTTTGAAAAGAAATGCAGTGATGGGAAGAGTAACCTAGGAATTTATCTAAAGAGAGCCGGGATTTGGTGAAACCTGGTGATAATGAACTATGTGAACATGGCCCCTGAGTAGGTTGTCTGAATAATTAGGATAACCCGTGAGAGTCGACGTTAAAAGACAGAGTGATAATGGTCACTTACAAAGGTTTCTTTAGTGATGAAGAAATAAATTAGAGTGGTACAGCGATAATACGCCTCTAAATAGGATTACTTTCCTATTTAGAGGTTTTTTAGTTTTTATTTTCTAAACTACATAAGTTTTAATAATGAAACTACATTTAAAATTCTGTGTCATAGAAACAAAGTTTTATAAGTGCTGAAGAGCTTTATTCCAAAATATATAGGTTCTATTTATTGAAACTATATCAAAATTCTATAGAAATATTGAAAAATCAATATATCCTTAGAAGATCCTTTATGGGAACATATATACATTAATTGACTACATAGCAACATTGAGGAGGAAGAAAACATGAGTAATGAAAAAACTTATTACATCACAACCCCAATCTATTATCCATCTGCAAAGCTTCATATAGGTAATACATATACCACAGTTGCAGCGGATGCTCTTGCAAGGTATAAAAGATTAACAGGTTACGACGTTATGTTTTTAACTGGAACTGATGAACATGGCCAAAAAATCCAAAGAATAGCTGAGGAAAAAGGTGTTACACCAAAGGATTATGTTGATGAAATAGTAGCAGGAATACAAGATTTATGGAAGCTTATGAATATAAGCTATGACAAATTTATTAGAACAACTGATGATTATCATAAGAAAACTGTTCAAAAGATATTCAAACAACTTTATGATCAAGGTGACATCTACAAAGGTGCGTATGAAGGTTGGTACTGTACACCTTGTGAATCTTTCTGGACAGATACACAAGCAGTAGACGGCAAATGTCCTGACTGTGGAAGACCGGTAGAAACAGCGAAGGAAGAAGCTTATTTCTTCAAAATGAGTAAATATGCAGATAGACTTATAGAATATATAGAAACTCATCCAGAATTTATTCAACCAGAATCAAGAAAGAATGAAATGCTAAACAACTTCTTAAGACCAGGTCTTCAAGATTTATGTATTTCAAGAACTACCTTTACTTGGGGAATACCAGTAGAATTTGACCCAGATCACGTTGTTTATGTTTGGATGGATGCTCTTTCAAACTATATTTCAGCTCTTGGCTTTGATAGTGATAATGACCAGTTGTACAAGAAATACTGGCCATGTGATGTTCATTTAGTAGGTAAGGACATCATAAGATTCCATACAATTTATTGGCCAATTTTCTTAATGGCACTTGGTCAAGAATTACCAAAGCAAGTATTCGGACATGGTTGGTTACTTGTTGATGGTGGAAAAATGTCAAAATCAAAAGGAAATGTAGTAGACCCTGTAGTTCTAGTTAACCATTTTGGAACTGATGCTGTAAGATACTACTTACTTCATGAAATTCCATTTGGTTCAGATGGTAATTTCAACAGCGAAATCTTCATAAAGAAAGTAAACTCAGACCTTGCAAATGACCTAGGTAATCTTTTATCTAGAACAACAGCAATGGTTATAAAATATTTTGATGGAGTAATTCAACCACCAACAGATAAAGAAGATATCGATAATGAACTTATCAACATTGCTCTTGATATGCCTAAAAAGGTTGAAGCTGCAATTAATGAATTAAATCTACCACAAGCTCTAGACGAAATCTGGACTTTAATAAGAAGAGCTAATAAATATATAGATGAAACAACTCCTTGGATTTTAGCTAAGGATGAAGACAAGAAAGCAAGACTTGGAACGGTTTTATATAACTTAATCGAAGCGTTAAGATTTGCATCTGTTGCTGTAAGTTCATTCTTACCAGAGACAGGAACAAAGATTCAAGAACAATTAAAAGTAGACGTAGCTACTTGGGATAGTATATCAGCTTTCGATGGAACTCAAGCAGGAGTTACTTTAGAAAAAGGCGACGTTATCTTCCCAAGAATAGATGTTGAAGCTAAGCTTGCAGAGTTTGAGGCTTTAAAGGAAGCTGAACAACCAAAACAACAAATGCAGCCATTAAAAGAAGAAATATCTATAGAAGATTTTGAAAAAATCGACTTAAGAGTAGTAAAGGTTCTTGCTTGTGAACCTGTAAAGGGTGCTAAAAAGCTACTTAAATTAAAAGTTGATTTAGCTGGAGAAGAAAGACAGGTTATCTCTGGAATAGCTCAATACTATAAACCAGAAGATTTAATAGGAAAATACGTTGTCCTTGTTGCTAACCTAAAAGCTGCTAAGCTAAGAGGTGAAATATCTCAAGGAATGATTCTTGCAGCATCAACTGACGATGATTCAAAATTATTCACTGTTACAATTCCAGAAGAATTACCAACAGGAAGCCAAGTAAGATAAGAAAAAAATGAGTTAAGGAATTTCCTTAACTCATTTTTATTGTTATTTTTTACTATAGTGCAAGGTTGAAGTAGTATACTCCGTGATCATTATAAGCAGCTATTTTAGCTATGCCCATTGATTTTCTTGTTACAACTCCTGCATCATTAACAGAAGCTACAGCACCATGTAAAGATACCCATTGTATATTATCAGTTCTATCTAAGTCTAATAATAGAGTGTTGTTAAAGTTAGTTGCTAAATCTACTGAACGAGATCCAAGCATAAATTTAAATACAGAGTGAACATTACCATCATCAACTTTAGATCTACCAGTAGAGTCATCTAAGATTATTCTTATAGATCTTGATAGTCCACTTATTTCTGAAAGACTGCTCTTTAGTTCACCAAGTTT is a window encoding:
- a CDS encoding MurR/RpiR family transcriptional regulator; protein product: MNIFSKLNKLTNLTENEKTLVSYMQDNPEGFVKMSALEISDACFISTSTIYRLCQKLDLSGLSELKVQISLSINEYLKEQSSLDYNYPIKQNETQHQIVLKLKELYEQTLVSSLNLIDLEQLRLIANVLKNAQHIDFYTSAGNMYFVENFKFQMQEIGTFINVPIEEYHQLLTASTSDENHIAIVVSFEGRGVIIKRIADMLKVNKTPIILISSTNENPLTKYANYHLYLSSNENHFNKISSFSTRLSLLYVLDCLYTCYFNLNYDKNVSYKLNAYKKLSGNFNKTPET
- a CDS encoding nucleoside deaminase, with the translated sequence MRLSDYDYLALAFEEANQAFEEGTYPIGAVIVDDDGNIVSKGRNRVFTESDCTAHAEVDAIRKAGHKLLDIPNKRFVKNNLTLYTTCEPCPMCTCTILLSGIKRVVWAADDDEYGGIRKFKEGPHFINLFDTITYTASPYDDLENKQRDLLARWNIGRGILNTEWEKPK
- a CDS encoding rhodanese-like domain-containing protein, with amino-acid sequence MLGFLKKNDGKAINVNDIDNLIGKVELIDIREEYEYKGGSIKGSKNIPMGELLGDPDKYLDKNKEYYIMCQSGGRSSKTCNVLSKQGYDVVNVSGGMGSYAGTKRE
- a CDS encoding YbaK/EbsC family protein, which codes for MKNIEYILEKGGFSFEIIHNDKHIYTAKEGAEYFNVHIAQIAPTLILYTAVGFYVLVISGERGHVNFKELKQLLNCKNVRLANKDEVKSVTGFSVGNVPMLGIELPYIVDEKLLEFPFVYGGLGEENTTLKIDPNALLKLNNVIGTLH
- a CDS encoding MFS transporter; amino-acid sequence: MVLTILLIIIYLAFISLGLPDSLLGSAWPSMYPNMGVPISYAGIVSMVIAGGTIVSSLFSDKVIRKLGTGVVTSISVFMTAAALLGFSVSTEFYQLCLFAIPLGLGAGSVDAALNNFVALNYKAKHMSWLHCFWGVGAMTGPIIMSYCLERGAIFQLGYRTVAIIQFSLVIILIATLSFWKKAVPTTNLQGDKKNPNEKEVEHKIISKRELLKLPGAKHALLAFFCYCAIESTTGLWGSSFAVMSHGLQAETAAKWASLFYFGITFGRFLSGFITLRLNNRQMVRLGEALIAVGIIMIMLPLGQVASLIGFIITGIGCAPIYPSLLHETPANFGAEYSQSIMGVQMACAYVGTTFMPPLFGILASYTGYSLLPFYTGGILLLMFIMIETLNKRVDAKNKIKS
- a CDS encoding NAD(+) diphosphatase; this encodes MKFIYCPICGEKLSEKNIGDEGLVRYCFTCNRPYFDSPSSCVEVLILNEHNQILLLKQNYISKTHWGVVSGYVNNGETLEETVIREVLEETGQEVEKMQYVESYYFRPNELIMAGFIAFVKAKPFNNSNEVDDIMWCEIDEVNKYIARVNNMSGIHFDNSMKLLKSLR
- a CDS encoding VOC family protein; amino-acid sequence: MKIEHVAIWSKDIERLKRFYVDYFDGSAGDKYTNLSKNFESYFINFQSGARLEIMQMPSIPFNLNNTIDQYIGLIHIAISVGSIEKVNKLTDTLRNAGCKVVSEPRRTGDGYYESCILDPDGNRIEITE
- a CDS encoding Cof-type HAD-IIB family hydrolase gives rise to the protein MNNIKVIIMDVDGTLTNSKKVITEKTKNALIKAQEAGAILILASGRPTSGLMDFARELEMDKNHGLLVSFNGSKVVDCETNKVLFNEAMRIDQGQAVLEHLKKFDVKPMIDKNDYMFVNNVFNNKINHDGKTINIIEYEARGGKFKLCEKDDLAAFADYPLNKILTAGDPEYLQEHYKEMMEPFKDTLNCVFTAPFYFEFTAQGIDKAKALDTVLIPMGYKKEEMIAFGDGHNDISMVNYAGIGVAMGNAVDELKNVADEVTLSNEEDGIAYTLSKHIK